The sequence TGGCGCGGCGGGCCGGTCGACCGGCCCACCGCCCCCGCTGTCGTCCGTCAGTCGTCGGTCAGTGCGGACATGCCCGCGACCAACCTGCCCAGCAGGTCGAGGAAGACCGTCCGCTCCTCGACCGACAGTCCGGCGACCATGGCCTGCATCCGGTCGAAGTGCTCCGGCGCCATGTCGCGCAACCGCTGCGCGCCGCGTGCGGTCAGTATCACCACGTTGCCCCGCCCGTCCTCCGCGGACGGGCGCCGGGCGACCAGGCCGTCCCGCTCCAGCCCGTCGACCAGGCCGGTCACGGTCGCCCGGGAGACCCCGAGCGCCGCCGCCAGCTGCGACGGCGACTTCTCGCCGCCGTGGTCCTCCAGCTCGGCCAGCAGCCGGTAGCGCCCGGTGGACAGGCCGAAGCGGGCGAAGTGGGCCTCGCCGGCCTGGCTCAGCCTGGCTCCGGCGGCCATCAGTCGCGCCGCGACCAGGACCGCCTGAGGATCGGCGGCCAGGCCGTACCGGGAGAGTTGCCGGCGGGCCTGGTCGAGCGAGGGTGCGCCGTTGCCGGCCTGGTGCTGCTGTGCCATGAAAGTAATATGGCGCCTAACCTGATCTCCCGTCAAGCGCCCCGCCCGAGGACGGGAAGCCCCGTTCCCGCTCCGGGGTGCGGAGCGGGAACGGGGCTTCCGCGGCGGGTCGCCTTTCGGCCCCGCGTGCACACGGCTAGCGCAGGCGGGCGCCGGCCCGGTTGTAGGAGTGGTAGAGGCCGAGGGCGTTGACGGCCAGCGTCGCGACGCCGACCGCGGTGGTGAGCGTCTCCTTGTGGTGCTTCAGGAAGTCCTCGATGGTGTCGAACGCGCTGTGGTGGTGCTCGCTGTCCAGGTGGACATCGCCGTGCGGGGTGACGACCGTGTACTGATAGGCCATGGCTGCCTGCCTCCCGATTGGTGCCTCTGTCGTGGTCGATCCCCGGCCGGGAGGGGCGGAAACCGGCCTCCGGCCCGGTGCAGCCGGATTCACCGGTTCCGGGTGGTCGGATCGGACTGTTCCGGCTACGCACGGGAACCCCGGTCGCGCCATCGCCGTTGGGCAATTGACACGCATGGCCAGAATTCGTCTACATACGGTCACACTTATTTGTGGACAATGGATTCCCTGTGCATTCCTTGCTAGCGTTCGCCCGCCACCTGTCGGAGTCGGGAAAGACGGTCCCAGGAATGAGCAACGAATTCTCCCGCCGCGGCTTCCTCGGCAGTACCGGAATGGTCGCCGCCGGAGCCTCCGCCGCCTCGCTCGGCCTGGTCGTCGGCGCCGCCGGCCCGGCCTCGGCCCGACCCGTCGAACAGCCCGAGGGCTGGACGGTCTTTCCCCCGGACTCCCGCTACGAGACGCTCAGCCAGGGCTTCAACCAGCGCTGGCGCAGCCGACCGGCGTACATCCGGCTGGTCGGCAACGAGGCCGACGCGGTGGCGGAGCTGCGTTCCGCGCTCGACCGAGGGCTGCGGCCGACGGTGCGCGGCGGCGGCCACTGCTACGAGGGCTTCGTCGACAACGACCGCGGCGTCATCCTCGATCTCAGCACCCTGCGCGGGGTCGGGGCG comes from Streptomyces sp. TLI_053 and encodes:
- a CDS encoding MarR family transcriptional regulator, whose translation is MAQQHQAGNGAPSLDQARRQLSRYGLAADPQAVLVAARLMAAGARLSQAGEAHFARFGLSTGRYRLLAELEDHGGEKSPSQLAAALGVSRATVTGLVDGLERDGLVARRPSAEDGRGNVVILTARGAQRLRDMAPEHFDRMQAMVAGLSVEERTVFLDLLGRLVAGMSALTDD